In Rhodoferax koreense, a genomic segment contains:
- a CDS encoding peptidase domain-containing ABC transporter codes for MTERFPHSTIQCLAAIAQHHGLPINPERLIEDYALAGEEPPPATVLRIASDIGLKAKADKLTWASLQAQGGVFPLIARLADNTAVIVVSAHSNGTSEVAILNPLADRPTEVLSVGQEKFCQLWHGDVFLLKRQNNLPEPSRKFGFRWFIPEIMKQKAALRDIAIAAIAMHFLALASPIFFQLVIDKVLVHQSMSTLWVLGVGIVMALVFDALFGFLRQILTLSASNKIDMRLTRRTFAHLLSLPIDYFETTTAGVITRHMQQVEKIRAFLTGRMFFSVLDATSLIIFLPILFAYSMKLALITLAFTAMICLVVAAMVPSFNRRLRDLYNAEGERQSMMVETIHGMRTVKALAIEPAQRRLWDQRSAQSINMHFRVGKIAITGGAITDFLGKLLPVVIIVIGAQDVFDQTLTVGALIGFQMLSGRVVAPLIAIVGLVNEYQETALSVRMLGEVMNRPSEGRAGAGGLRPELAGEISFDEVTFRYPGSSNAALDRASFTIQAGSVVGIVGRSGSGKTTLTKLIQGLYGVQEGIVRFDRTDAREIELAHLRRQIGVVLQENFLFRGTVRENISAARPEATFEEIVEAAEAAGAAEFIERLPQGYNTMLEENASNLSGGQKQRLSISRSLLTKPRILVLDEAASALDPESEAIFIRNLSKIAVGRTVVMISHRLSTLVNANAILVMQQGRLVDSGKHAELLTRCETYQHLWNQQTSHL; via the coding sequence ATGACAGAGCGCTTCCCTCATTCCACCATCCAGTGCCTCGCCGCGATTGCCCAACACCATGGTCTGCCGATCAATCCTGAACGTTTGATCGAGGACTATGCGCTGGCGGGGGAGGAGCCGCCACCGGCGACGGTGCTGCGCATCGCGTCCGACATCGGGCTCAAGGCCAAGGCCGACAAGCTCACCTGGGCCAGCCTGCAGGCCCAGGGCGGCGTGTTTCCGCTGATCGCGCGGCTGGCGGACAACACGGCGGTGATCGTGGTGAGCGCGCATTCCAACGGAACGAGCGAGGTGGCCATCCTCAATCCGCTGGCGGACCGGCCGACCGAGGTGCTCAGCGTCGGACAGGAGAAGTTCTGCCAGCTCTGGCACGGCGACGTGTTCCTGCTCAAACGCCAGAACAACCTGCCCGAGCCCAGCCGCAAGTTCGGCTTTCGCTGGTTCATCCCGGAGATCATGAAACAGAAGGCGGCGCTGCGCGACATCGCCATCGCCGCCATCGCCATGCATTTCCTGGCCCTGGCCTCGCCGATCTTCTTCCAGCTGGTGATCGACAAGGTCCTCGTGCACCAGAGCATGTCCACGCTGTGGGTGCTGGGCGTGGGCATCGTGATGGCCCTGGTGTTCGACGCCCTGTTCGGCTTCCTGCGACAGATCCTCACGCTGTCGGCGAGCAACAAGATCGACATGCGGCTCACCCGCCGCACCTTCGCGCACCTGCTGTCGCTGCCGATCGACTACTTCGAGACGACGACGGCCGGCGTGATCACGCGCCACATGCAGCAGGTCGAGAAGATCCGCGCCTTCCTCACCGGCCGCATGTTCTTTTCGGTGCTGGACGCGACCTCGCTGATCATCTTCCTGCCGATCCTGTTCGCGTATTCGATGAAGCTGGCGCTGATCACGCTGGCCTTCACCGCGATGATCTGCCTCGTCGTCGCAGCCATGGTGCCGAGTTTCAACCGAAGACTGCGCGACCTGTACAACGCCGAGGGTGAGCGCCAGTCGATGATGGTCGAGACCATCCACGGCATGCGCACGGTGAAGGCGCTGGCCATCGAGCCGGCGCAGCGCCGTCTGTGGGACCAGCGTTCGGCGCAGTCGATCAACATGCATTTCCGCGTCGGCAAGATCGCCATCACCGGTGGTGCCATCACCGACTTCCTGGGCAAGCTGCTGCCGGTGGTGATCATCGTGATCGGCGCGCAGGACGTGTTCGATCAGACGCTCACGGTGGGTGCGCTGATCGGCTTCCAGATGCTGTCGGGCCGCGTGGTGGCGCCGCTGATCGCCATCGTCGGCCTGGTCAACGAATACCAGGAGACGGCGCTGTCGGTGCGCATGCTCGGCGAGGTGATGAACCGGCCGTCCGAAGGCCGTGCCGGTGCCGGCGGGCTACGGCCGGAGCTGGCCGGCGAGATTTCCTTCGACGAGGTCACCTTCCGTTATCCGGGCTCCAGCAACGCCGCACTCGACCGCGCGAGCTTCACCATCCAGGCTGGCTCGGTGGTGGGCATCGTGGGCCGCAGCGGTTCGGGCAAGACCACGCTGACCAAATTGATCCAGGGGCTTTACGGCGTGCAGGAGGGCATCGTGCGGTTCGACCGGACCGATGCGCGCGAGATCGAACTCGCGCACCTGCGGCGGCAGATCGGCGTGGTGCTGCAGGAGAACTTCCTGTTCCGCGGCACGGTGCGCGAGAACATCTCCGCGGCTAGGCCCGAAGCCACTTTCGAGGAGATCGTCGAGGCCGCCGAAGCGGCAGGCGCGGCCGAGTTCATCGAACGCCTGCCCCAGGGCTACAACACCATGCTCGAGGAGAACGCGTCCAATCTTTCTGGCGGGCAGAAGCAGCGGCTGTCGATTTCGCGTTCCTTGCTGACCAAGCCGCGCATCCTGGTGCTCGACGAGGCCGCGAGCGCGCTCGACCCCGAGAGCGAGGCCATCTTCATCCGCAACCTGTCGAAGATCGCCGTGGGCCGCACCGTGGTGATGATCTCGCACCGCCTGTCCACGCTGGTCAATGCCAACGCCATCCTGGTGATGCAGCAGGGGCGACTGGTCGATAGCGGCAAACACGCCGAGCTCCTGACGCGTTGCGAAACCTACCAACACCTATGGAACCAGCAAACAAGCCACCTGTGA
- a CDS encoding HlyD family type I secretion periplasmic adaptor subunit produces MEPANKPPVKKKAWWPWRGKDGAPGRTIVEYLPDADEIERSPVPRFAQVTLHVMVLGFVAFIVWASVSKVDQVIIAQGRLVNPLPNVVVQPLETSVIQSVDVRIGQIVKKGERLASLDATFVQADETQLRQRLNSLETQIGGLEQELAGGADTRKAAADGDSDGRLQASIVNERKANYRAQQLKLSENVARLRAALATNRQDQQFVASRLKSLKDIEAMQERMVAQKFGAPLQLLEAQQRTKEVQRDLELVVSREQELRRELGAYEAEKSAFEKGWRQKTMEDLLSISRERDSIKEQLQKADRRQKLVTLAAPVDAVVLDIAKLSPGSVVREAETFFTLVPLNVVLEAEVQIESADVGYIKTGDPVHVKLDAYPFQRHGTLDAQVRTISQDAFRRETAAKSGADAFYVSRIALQPTPLKNMKEGARLLPGMTLAAEIVVGQRSVMSYLAWPLTKGMNEAIREP; encoded by the coding sequence ATGGAACCAGCAAACAAGCCACCTGTGAAGAAGAAGGCCTGGTGGCCCTGGCGCGGGAAGGACGGCGCCCCAGGGCGGACCATCGTCGAATACCTGCCGGACGCCGACGAGATCGAGCGCAGCCCGGTGCCGCGCTTCGCCCAGGTCACGCTGCACGTGATGGTGCTCGGCTTCGTCGCCTTCATCGTCTGGGCCAGCGTGTCTAAGGTCGACCAGGTCATCATCGCCCAAGGGCGCCTGGTGAATCCGCTGCCCAATGTGGTGGTGCAGCCGCTGGAGACGTCCGTGATCCAGAGCGTGGACGTGCGCATCGGCCAGATCGTGAAGAAGGGCGAGCGCCTGGCCTCGCTCGACGCCACCTTCGTGCAGGCCGACGAGACCCAGTTGCGCCAGCGGCTCAACAGCCTGGAGACGCAGATCGGCGGCCTGGAGCAGGAGCTCGCCGGCGGCGCGGACACCCGCAAGGCCGCGGCGGACGGCGACAGCGACGGCCGGCTGCAGGCCAGCATCGTCAACGAGCGCAAGGCCAACTACCGCGCGCAACAGTTGAAGCTCAGCGAAAACGTCGCCCGTTTGCGTGCGGCGTTGGCGACCAACCGGCAGGACCAGCAGTTCGTCGCTTCCCGGCTCAAGTCGCTCAAGGACATCGAGGCCATGCAGGAGAGGATGGTGGCGCAGAAGTTCGGCGCGCCGCTGCAGTTGCTCGAGGCGCAGCAGCGCACCAAGGAGGTCCAGCGCGACCTCGAGCTCGTCGTCAGCCGCGAGCAGGAATTGCGCCGCGAGCTCGGCGCCTACGAGGCCGAGAAGAGCGCTTTCGAAAAAGGCTGGCGGCAGAAAACCATGGAAGACCTGCTGTCGATCTCGCGAGAGCGGGATTCCATCAAGGAACAGCTGCAGAAGGCGGACCGGCGACAGAAGCTCGTGACGCTGGCGGCACCCGTGGATGCGGTGGTGCTCGACATCGCCAAGCTGTCGCCAGGCTCCGTGGTGCGCGAGGCCGAGACCTTCTTTACGCTGGTGCCGCTGAACGTGGTGCTCGAGGCCGAGGTGCAGATCGAATCGGCGGACGTGGGCTACATCAAGACCGGCGACCCGGTGCATGTGAAGCTGGACGCCTATCCCTTCCAGCGCCATGGCACGCTGGACGCGCAGGTGCGCACCATCAGCCAGGATGCGTTCCGGCGCGAGACGGCCGCCAAGTCCGGTGCCGATGCCTTCTACGTGAGCCGCATCGCCCTGCAGCCCACGCCGCTGAAGAACATGAAGGAGGGCGCGCGGCTGCTGCCGGGCATGACGTTGGCCGCGGAGATCGTCGTCGGTCAACGCTCGGTGATGTCCTACCTGGCCTGGCCGCTGACCAAGGGCATGAACGAAGCGATCCGGGAGCCATGA
- a CDS encoding PEP-CTERM sorting domain-containing protein: protein MMRDVLLKRFCALALGMLGSLAALQVQAAVGTTPTVVATDVFDTTAGKDRWQFTYHVEGNLLTDYAVTFHLPTAGFADLAAASAAPPNVDATITPGIAGSDGLLILTALSDTALPFDYSLFFTRLGSGPFGSQLFEVSDDSFDTFQTGQAAITVAAPPNNVPEPSSWMLLGLGMVLLTRRATSSSTRPRLH, encoded by the coding sequence ATGATGCGCGATGTCTTGCTGAAACGTTTTTGTGCGCTCGCCTTGGGCATGCTCGGCAGTCTGGCGGCGCTGCAGGTGCAGGCCGCCGTGGGCACAACACCGACGGTGGTGGCCACCGACGTGTTCGACACCACGGCTGGCAAGGACCGATGGCAGTTCACCTACCACGTCGAAGGCAACCTGCTCACCGATTACGCCGTGACCTTTCACCTCCCGACGGCGGGTTTTGCCGATCTCGCCGCAGCCTCGGCCGCACCACCCAACGTCGATGCGACCATCACCCCCGGCATCGCCGGCTCGGATGGGCTGCTGATCCTCACCGCACTCTCCGACACCGCCCTGCCGTTCGACTACAGCCTATTCTTCACGCGGCTGGGCAGCGGCCCGTTCGGCTCGCAACTGTTCGAGGTGTCGGACGACAGCTTCGACACCTTCCAGACCGGCCAGGCGGCCATCACCGTGGCCGCGCCACCCAACAACGTGCCCGAGCCTTCGAGCTGGATGCTGCTCGGCCTCGGCATGGTCTTGCTGACACGCCGAGCGACCAGTTCGTCCACGCGACCGCGTCTGCATTGA